The following are encoded together in the Notolabrus celidotus isolate fNotCel1 chromosome 9, fNotCel1.pri, whole genome shotgun sequence genome:
- the LOC117818569 gene encoding C5a anaphylatoxin chemotactic receptor 1-like encodes MLLNATIPLSVDFDSPEDFLIFIFHILFATSSALLASSVVIGISSTRSLRGQNRFIFMLNTSISDTLTGFSAYYLGLFDVQEGYPSRNGTFYILPSFLGVNVLTFLFAQFDRYFAVCHPFFYNRYITRSVVIGICAFCWIYTYTILTVQNMVPISKAAQINAFGVMTLQIIVLIKVLMTIKLYIIARSHLGREAPSAERDNKKESLRIIVFVVICFLALWCPSFVNIIVRQLTRKGLRFKNEATNLFAIMARLNALVTPALYIWGSPSLREAVWRSVWRRVCPWRRAR; translated from the coding sequence ATGCTCCTCAACGCCACAATTCCTCTGTCGGTCGACTTTGACAGTCCGGAGGACTTCCTCATTTTCATCTTCCACATCCTGTTCGCCACCAGCTCCGCGCTCCTGGCCAGCTCGGTGGTCATCGGGATCTCCTCCACGCGCTCTCTGAGAGGCCAGAACCGGTTCATCTTCATGCTGAACACGAGCATCAGTGACACTCTGACCGGATTCTCGGCCTACTACCTCGGCCTCTTCGACGTCCAAGAGGGCTATCCCTCAAGAAACGGGACTTTCTACATTTTACCCTCCTTTCTAGGTGTTAATGTGCTGACCTTCCTCTTTGCTCAGTTTGATCGATACTTTGCTGTGTGTCATCCTTTCTTTTATAATCGCTACATAACGAGGTCTGTGGTGATCGGGATCTGTGCGTTCTGCTGGATTTACACATATACGATACTCACCGTGCAGAACATGGTGCCTATTTCAAAAGCAGCTCAAATAAACGCGTTTGGTGTGATGACTCTGCAGATTATAGTTCTTATTAAAGTGTTGATGACGATTAAATTATACATCATAGCCAGGAGTCACCTGGGGAGAGAGGCGCCTAGTGCGGAGAGAGACAACAAGAAGGAGTCTTTGCGCATTATTGTGTTTGTGGTTATTTGCTTCTTGGCTCTGTGGTGTCCGTCCTTTGTAAACATCATAGTCAGACAGCTGACCAGGAAAGGGctgagatttaaaaatgagGCCACCAACCTGTTTGCCATCATGGCTCGTCTGAACGCGCTGGTCACCCCGGCTTTGTACATCTGGGGAAGCCCGTCACTGCGCGAGGCCGTGTGGAGGAGCGTGTGGAGGAGGGTGTGTCCCTGGAGGAGGGCCAGGTGA
- the si:dkey-88e18.2 gene encoding interleukin-12 subunit beta produces MKTLALWTFGLLFLSLSETHGLSSFPENYVVAKRNNEVPVTLTCVVGTNENVTWKYDGDLIDFDSEEHFQQDGPNLLVSEVDIPTLGEYSCWRGEKLLSSTYLLLEAKEGVELDSFLTCRAKSYDCVFSCDWTNRDFKLVRLGLGQDCSEGGKSCHWVNSSDHGALQFEVSHFLSPYGEESTMLELTAEAFINLSVFRRTKKFYLRDIVEPDSPQIGRCREVEQNLMVTIEPPSSWSAPHSYFSLEHEIQYELQDNGQNESSFSGLIPKRIRRLRARSRDPLVRSAWSQWTPWKNVTTGKQKKDKCRNTGKSFCPELLHCRKRKRNKGKNVIN; encoded by the exons ATG AAGACCTTGGCACTGTGGACATTTGGGCTTCTTtttctcagcctctctgaaacaCATGGACTCAGCAGCTTCCCAGAAAATT ATGTGGTCGCCAAAAGAAACAATGAAGTTCCAGTCACACTGACCTGTGTTGTGGGGACCAATGAAAATGTCACGTGGAAGTATGATGGGGATCTGATTGATTTCGATTCAGAAGAACATTTCCAGCAGGATGGTCCAAATCTGTTGGTGTCAGAAGTAGATATTCCTACATTGGGGGAATACagctgctggagaggagagaagctATTGTCATCAACTTATCTGCTGCTGGAGGCCAAGGAAGGAGTGGAGTTGG ACTCTTTTCTCACTTGTCGGGCAAAGTCTTATGACTGTGTCTTCAGCTGTGACTGGACCAACAGGGACTTCAAATTAGTGCGCCTTGGGCTGGGCCAAGactg CAGTGAAGGTGGGAAGTCGTGTCACTGGGTCAACAGCAGTGATCATGGGGCATTACAGTTTGAGGTTTCTCACTTCCTCTCACCATATGGTGAGGAGAGCACCATGCTTGAACTCACAGCCGAGGCCTTCATTAACCTCTCCGTCTTCAGGCGAACCAAGAAGTTTTATCTCAGAGACATTG TTGAACCAGATAGTCCCCAGATTGGCAGATGTCGTGAGGTGGAGCAGAACCTGATGGTGACCATTGAGCCTCCATCCAGCTGGTCAGCTCCTCACAGCTACTTCAGCCTTGAGCACGAGATTCAATATGAACTTCAAGACAACGGCCAG aaTGAAAGCTCTTTTTCTGGTCTGATACCGAAGAGGATCAGGCGTCTGAGGGCTCGCTCCAGAGACCCGCTTGTGCGCTCCGCCTGGAGCCAGTGGACTCCCTGGAAAAAT GTAACCACAGGCAAACAGAAGAAAGACAAATGTAGGAACACAGGGAAATCCTTCTGTCCAGAGTTGCTCCATtgcaggaagagaaagaggaataaAGGAAAGAACGTTATTAACTAA
- the LOC117818568 gene encoding G-protein coupled receptor 183-like, which yields MLLSNTTDSLTGGGVPLSVDFDSPEDYFVFIFQIVFATTTVLVAGTVVIGILATKALRLQNRFIFMLNTSICDTLVGFSVYYLGLFDVQEGYPPRNGTYNVLPSLLGVNILTFMFAQFDRYFAVCHPFIYSRFVTRHFVIGVNIYCWLYNFAHLLARNLLPVSKSLQLFVVSIILFQLVVFTKVAMTIKLYVVARFQVEKDPPSAEKDSKKESLRIIIFVVISFLVLWSPSFVNIIYKFVTRRGLTFRNDATNLFAIMARLNAVCTPSVYIWGSPALRDAMMKTVWGRACPRCKRRVDPCHRREDTKTSWK from the exons ATGCTCCTCTCCAACACCACGGACTCTCTGACCGGAGGAGGAGTGCCTCTCTCGGTTGACTTCGACAGTCCGGAGGATTACTTTGTCTTCATATTCCAGATTGTATTCGCTACCACCACTGTTCTCGTGGCTGGAACTGTAGTCATTGGCATATTGGCCACTAAAGCGCTGCGCCTCCAGAACAGGTTCATTTTCATGCTTAACACCAGTATCTGTGACACTCTGGTTGGCTTTTCAGTGTATTATCTGGGTCTGTTTGATGTTCAAGAGGGATATCCGCCTAGAAACGGCACTTACAATGTTTTACCGTCTCTCCTAGGGGTGAATATATTGACATTTATGTTCGCACAGTTTGACCGGTACTTCGCTGTGTGTCATCCATTCATCTACAGCCGCTTTGTAACCAGACACTTTGTGATTGGCGTCAATATCTACTGCTGGCTTTATAACTTCGCTCACCTCCTCGCCAGGAACTTGTTGCCTGTGTCTAAATCCTTACAGCTGTTCGTGGTCAGCATTATCTTATTTCAACTAGTCGTGTTCACCAAAGTGGCCATGACGATCAAACTGTATGTCGTTGCCAGATTCCAGGTGGAAAAAGACCCTCCGAGCGCAGAGAAAGACAGCAAGAAGGAATCCCTGAGAATCATCATTTTTGTTGTCATAAGCTTCTTGGTGTTGTGGTCTCCCTCTTTTGTAAATATAATTTACAAGTTTGTGACAAGGAGGGGGCTGACCTTCAGAAACGATGCCACCAATCTTTTCGCCATCATGGCTCGACTGAACGCGGTGTGCACCCCGTCTGTGTACATCTGGGGGAGTCCGGCTCTGAGGGACGCCATGATGAAGACAGTGTGGGGCAGAGCGTGTCCCAGATGCAAGAGAAG AGTTGACCCATGCCACAGGAGGGAAGATACGAAGACTTCGTGGAAATAA
- the LOC117818451 gene encoding protease-associated domain-containing protein 1-like: MAIVVRTGALLLYLWSVFMQLSCMSGLRVNELLYFRVISPEEIGYIFSAAPAKDFGGHFTSSYEEIFLVPANPADGCTDLEDREMVQGQVILVERGGCSFVQKARNVEEAGGKAVLIADNAADNDSHYLDMITDGSTAKPSIPALFLLGRDGMMIRRTLQRQALPWAVISIPVNVSSLASFPLKQPPWTLW; this comes from the exons ATGGCAATAGTTGTTCGCACAGGGGCTTTACTGTTATATCTCTGGAGCGTTTTCATGCAGCTCAGTTGCATGTCAG GTCTAAGGGTCAATGAACTGCTTTATTTCCGGGTCATCAGTCCAGAAGAGATAGGATATATATTCAGTGCTGCACCTGCTAAAGACTTTGGGGGACATTTT ACATCATCCTATGAGGAGATTTTCCTGGTGCCAGCAAACCCAGCAGATGGCTGCACAGACCTGGAGGACAGAGAAATGGTTCAGGGACAAGTAATCCTGGTAGAAAGAGG AGGTTGCTCCTTTGTACAAAAGGCCAGAAATGTGGAGGAAGCAGGAGGCAAGGCTGTTCTAATTGCGGATAATGCAGCTGACAATGACAGTCATTACCTTGATATGATCACAGATGGGAGCACTGCTAAACCAAGCATACCTGCTCTATTCCTGCTGGGACGCGATGG GATGATGATCAGACGAACCCTTCAGAGACAAGCACTGCCGTGGGCTGTCATTTCCATCCCTGTCAACGTTTCCTCTTTGGCCTCCTTCCCACTGAAGCAGCCTCCATGGACACTGTGGTAG